The Bradyrhizobium sp. CCGB01 genome segment CCCTCCCCCGTCGATGCGAGATCCTCCCGTGGCCAAAGCAAAAACCGCGTCCAAAAAATCCGGCAACATCTTCATCGGCATCGGCGGCTGGACTTTCGAGCCCTGGCGCGGCGTGTTCTATCCGGAGAAGCTGACGCAGGCGAAGGAGCTGTCCTACGCGGCCTCGAAGCTGACCTCGATCGAGATCAACGGCACTTATTACGGCTCGCAGAAGCCGGAGAGCTTTCGCAAATGGGCGGGCGAAGTGCCCGATGGTTTCGTGTTCTCGCTGAAGGGACCGCGCTTCGCCACCAACCGCCGCGTGCTCGCCGAGGCCGGCGATTCCATCAAGCGGTTCTACGATTCCGGCGTGCTGGAACTCGGCGACCGTCTCGGCCCGGTGCTGTGGCAGTTCGCGCCGACGAAAAAGTTCGACGGGGCCGATTTCGGCAAGTTCCTGGAGCTGTTGCCGCGCAAGCTGGAGGGCCGTGCGCTGCGCCATGTCGTCGAGGTCCGCCACGACAGCTTTTGCACGCCGGACTTCGTCGCGCTGATCCGCGAGTTCGAGACGCCCGTCGTGTTCGCCGAGCACGGCAAATATCCGGCAATCGCCGATGTCGCGAGCGACTTCGTCTACGCGCGCCTGCAGAAGGGCAACGACGAGCTGAAGACATGCTATCCGCCAAAGCAGCTCGATGCCTGGGCCAAGCGCTTTCAGGACTGGGCCGAGGGAAGTGAACCCGACGACCTGCCGAAGGTCGACAAGGCCAAGCCGAAGAAAGAGCCGCGCGACGTGTTCGCCTACGTCATCCACGAGGGCAAGGTGCGCGCGCCGGCCGGCGCCATGGAACTGATCGCGCGGGTGAGCTGAGGATGGTTCATGGCAAAGACGAAGAAGCTCTTCACCATCGGTTATGAGCAGACGCCGCCCAAGGCGGTGCTGGACGAGC includes the following:
- a CDS encoding DUF72 domain-containing protein; translated protein: MRDPPVAKAKTASKKSGNIFIGIGGWTFEPWRGVFYPEKLTQAKELSYAASKLTSIEINGTYYGSQKPESFRKWAGEVPDGFVFSLKGPRFATNRRVLAEAGDSIKRFYDSGVLELGDRLGPVLWQFAPTKKFDGADFGKFLELLPRKLEGRALRHVVEVRHDSFCTPDFVALIREFETPVVFAEHGKYPAIADVASDFVYARLQKGNDELKTCYPPKQLDAWAKRFQDWAEGSEPDDLPKVDKAKPKKEPRDVFAYVIHEGKVRAPAGAMELIARVS